A window of Metabacillus sp. B2-18 contains these coding sequences:
- the hisB gene encoding imidazoleglycerol-phosphate dehydratase HisB, with protein MTRTASIERQTKETQISLSFNIDGTGQSSLKTDVPFMDHMLDLFTKHGQFDLTVNANGDVEIDDHHTTEDIGICLGNALREALGDKRGIKRYGNAFVPMDEALAQVVVDLSNRPHLEFRAELPSPKVGTFDTENVHEFLWKLALEARMNLHVIVHYGHNTHHIIEAIFKALARALDEATSIDPRMEGVLPSTKGML; from the coding sequence ATGACAAGAACAGCATCGATTGAACGTCAAACGAAAGAAACGCAAATTTCACTGTCTTTTAATATAGATGGAACAGGTCAATCATCTCTTAAAACAGATGTGCCATTCATGGATCATATGCTTGATCTTTTTACAAAGCACGGGCAATTTGATTTAACGGTAAATGCAAATGGAGATGTTGAAATCGACGATCACCACACAACAGAAGATATCGGCATTTGCCTTGGAAACGCATTGCGTGAGGCATTAGGCGATAAACGTGGCATTAAACGTTACGGAAATGCATTTGTTCCGATGGATGAGGCGTTAGCACAAGTTGTAGTTGACTTGAGTAACCGTCCACATCTTGAGTTTCGCGCTGAACTGCCAAGTCCTAAAGTCGGCACATTCGATACAGAGAATGTTCATGAATTTTTATGGAAGCTGGCTCTTGAGGCACGCATGAATTTACATGTGATTGTTCACTACGGTCATAATACACACCACATTATTGAAGCGATTTTTAAAGCATTAGCAAGAGCATTGGATGAGGCAACAAGTATTGACCCGCGTATGGAAGGGGTACTTCCTTCAACGAAAGGGATGTTATAA
- the hisA gene encoding 1-(5-phosphoribosyl)-5-[(5-phosphoribosylamino)methylideneamino]imidazole-4-carboxamide isomerase, whose amino-acid sequence MSQFIIYPAIDMRGGKCVRLLQGDYNKETVYGDSPFDMAKTFDDQGASWIHMVDLDGAKAGKLVNHQHVIDAATKLSAKIQIGGGIRTEEDVEFYLSNGVGRVILGSAAISNPDFVKKMLATYGEKIAIGIDAKDGYVSTEGWLNTSNVKATDLGKELAAAGAEVFIFTDIATDGMLSGPNVDAVVEMAKATGKEVIASGGVSSLKDLETLAEYQQEGVAGAIVGKALYTNQFSLTDALKVGKTS is encoded by the coding sequence ATGAGCCAATTTATTATTTATCCGGCAATTGATATGCGCGGCGGCAAATGCGTGCGATTGCTTCAAGGTGATTATAACAAGGAAACGGTGTACGGTGACTCTCCTTTTGATATGGCGAAGACGTTTGATGACCAAGGAGCAAGCTGGATTCATATGGTAGATTTAGATGGAGCGAAAGCAGGTAAGCTTGTAAACCATCAGCATGTCATTGATGCAGCTACGAAACTATCAGCTAAAATTCAAATTGGTGGTGGCATTCGTACGGAGGAAGATGTAGAGTTCTACCTTTCAAACGGAGTTGGCCGAGTGATTTTAGGTAGTGCAGCAATTTCTAATCCTGATTTTGTGAAAAAAATGCTAGCTACATATGGAGAAAAAATCGCAATTGGTATTGATGCGAAAGATGGTTATGTGTCAACAGAGGGCTGGTTGAATACATCAAATGTGAAAGCAACAGATCTTGGAAAAGAGCTTGCTGCTGCAGGTGCCGAGGTGTTTATTTTTACAGATATCGCAACAGACGGAATGCTTTCTGGACCTAATGTGGATGCGGTCGTTGAAATGGCAAAAGCAACAGGAAAAGAAGTAATTGCTTCTGGTGGGGTAAGCTCATTAAAAGATTTAGAGACTCTTGCTGAATATCAGCAAGAAGGTGTTGCGGGAGCGATTGTAGGAAAGGCGCTATACACAAATCAATTTTCTCTTACTGATGCTTTAAAGGTAGGAAAAACATCATGA
- a CDS encoding acyltransferase, translating to MRRTTRYPVTGANSLWHVYKTVPFWKVVKNFIVIQLARYTPFLGMKNWLYRNFLRMKVGDQTSFALMVMLDVMFPEKISVGQNTVIGYNTTILAHEYLINEYRLGDVEIGSEVLIGANSTILPGVIIGDGAIVSAGTLVHKDVPAGAFVGGNPMRIIYTKEELANRGGEAASHD from the coding sequence GTGAGAAGAACAACACGTTATCCTGTCACAGGAGCAAATTCATTATGGCATGTATATAAAACCGTGCCGTTTTGGAAGGTTGTTAAAAACTTTATTGTGATTCAGCTTGCGAGGTATACACCGTTTTTAGGAATGAAAAATTGGCTGTACCGCAATTTTTTGCGGATGAAGGTTGGCGATCAAACATCATTCGCCCTTATGGTCATGCTTGATGTGATGTTCCCAGAAAAAATTTCAGTTGGTCAAAACACGGTAATTGGCTATAATACCACGATTTTAGCTCATGAATATTTGATTAATGAATACCGCCTCGGAGATGTTGAAATTGGTAGCGAAGTACTAATTGGCGCTAACTCAACGATTTTACCAGGTGTGATCATCGGAGATGGGGCCATTGTTTCAGCAGGAACTCTTGTTCACAAAGATGTCCCAGCAGGAGCATTTGTCGGCGGTAACCCCATGAGAATCATCTATACAAAAGAAGAGCTGGCAAACAGGGGAGGAGAGGCTGCTAGTCATGACTAG
- the ppaX gene encoding pyrophosphatase PpaX has translation MKINTLLFDLDGTLINTNELIIESFLHTLHSYYPNQYKREDVLPFIGPTLYDTFNSINAEKVEEMVKVYRKFNHEQHDVLVKEYETVFETVKTLKEKGFKLGIVTTKIRATVNMGLTLTKLDQFFDVVVTLDDVENAKPHPEPVLKALEQLGSKPEEAIMVGDNHHDVEAGKNAGTKTAGVAWSIKGRDYISSHNPDYLLETMSDLLPIVGVE, from the coding sequence ATGAAAATTAATACTCTATTATTTGACCTAGACGGAACATTAATCAATACAAATGAATTAATCATTGAATCCTTTCTCCATACTTTACATTCGTATTACCCGAATCAATATAAAAGAGAAGATGTGTTACCGTTTATAGGACCAACTCTTTATGATACGTTCAATAGCATTAACGCTGAAAAAGTGGAAGAAATGGTGAAAGTGTACCGCAAATTCAATCATGAACAGCATGATGTTCTTGTAAAAGAGTATGAGACCGTTTTTGAAACAGTAAAAACATTGAAGGAAAAAGGTTTTAAGCTAGGTATTGTCACAACGAAAATTCGTGCCACTGTAAATATGGGCTTAACATTAACAAAGCTTGATCAGTTTTTTGATGTAGTTGTCACGCTTGATGATGTTGAAAATGCAAAACCACATCCAGAGCCAGTTCTAAAAGCATTGGAGCAGTTAGGATCAAAACCTGAGGAAGCCATTATGGTCGGAGATAATCACCATGATGTAGAGGCAGGTAAAAATGCTGGCACTAAAACAGCGGGAGTTGCGTGGAGCATTAAAGGAAGAGACTACATTAGCAGCCACAATCCCGATTACTTACTTGAAACAATGAGTGATCTATTACCAATAGTCGGAGTGGAATAA
- the hisIE gene encoding bifunctional phosphoribosyl-AMP cyclohydrolase/phosphoribosyl-ATP diphosphatase HisIE, whose protein sequence is MNVKFDQNGLVPAIVQDAASKEVLTLAYMNEESLQKTLDTKETWFYSRSRQELWHKGATSGNTQKVVEMRYDCDQDAILVLVQPQGPACHTGAYTCFSETIEKQEVTPAQDRFQILNTLEKLIAERESELPEGSYTTYLFTEGVDKILKKVGEEAGEVIIASKNRDHDELKWEVADLVFHLMVLLREQKLPLDDVLKVLEERHASK, encoded by the coding sequence ATGAACGTTAAATTTGACCAAAATGGCTTGGTTCCGGCAATCGTACAAGATGCAGCGAGTAAAGAAGTGTTAACGCTAGCTTATATGAATGAAGAATCGTTACAAAAAACGTTGGATACGAAGGAAACTTGGTTTTACAGCCGTTCTAGACAAGAACTTTGGCACAAAGGTGCAACGTCTGGGAATACACAAAAAGTGGTTGAAATGAGATATGATTGTGATCAAGATGCAATTCTTGTTCTTGTTCAGCCTCAAGGTCCAGCATGTCATACAGGTGCATATACATGCTTTAGTGAAACCATTGAGAAACAAGAAGTAACACCAGCACAAGATCGTTTCCAGATTTTAAATACATTAGAGAAATTAATTGCTGAACGTGAAAGTGAGCTTCCAGAAGGTTCGTATACAACTTACTTATTCACTGAAGGTGTAGATAAAATTTTGAAGAAGGTTGGAGAAGAAGCAGGGGAAGTCATTATTGCTTCTAAAAACCGTGACCATGACGAGTTGAAATGGGAAGTGGCTGATTTGGTATTTCACTTAATGGTTTTATTGCGAGAGCAGAAATTACCTCTAGATGATGTGTTAAAGGTTTTAGAGGAGAGACATGCTTCAAAATAG
- the hisD gene encoding histidinol dehydrogenase, translating into MKITQITDKKVSLRRTIDTGTEDQRKIVQSIIATVREEGDSALFSYTEKFDRVNLSNLKVTEEEFTAAYETLDEELVEIIREAAANIRVFHEKQKRESWISYDDNGTMLGQKITALDAVGVYVPGGTAAYPSSVLMNVIPAQVAGVKRIVITSPPNEQGTLPAGVLVAAKELGISEIYKVGGAQAIAALAYGTETIAAVDKIMGPGNIFVALAKREVFGIVDIDMIAGPSEIVVLADETAKPNEIAADLLSQAEHDKNSSSILVTTSMKQAEEVKAEVEKQVETLPRKEIAKASVEAYGHIYVADDLETAIAVVNELAPEHLEVLTENPLGSLNDIRHAGAIFLGRYSSEPVGDYFAGPNHVLPTNGTARFSSPLNVDDFMKKSSIISYSEKAFLNNYSKVAKLARLEGLEAHARAMEERLK; encoded by the coding sequence ATGAAGATTACTCAAATTACAGACAAAAAGGTATCACTAAGAAGAACGATTGATACGGGAACAGAAGATCAACGTAAAATTGTTCAATCAATTATCGCAACCGTTCGAGAAGAAGGAGATTCAGCTCTTTTTTCTTATACAGAAAAATTCGATCGCGTTAACTTGTCTAACCTTAAAGTAACCGAAGAGGAATTTACAGCTGCATACGAAACACTTGATGAAGAATTAGTTGAGATTATCCGTGAAGCAGCAGCTAATATTCGTGTATTTCATGAAAAGCAAAAAAGAGAATCTTGGATCAGCTATGATGATAACGGCACGATGCTTGGACAAAAAATTACAGCTTTAGATGCAGTAGGTGTGTATGTACCAGGTGGGACAGCAGCCTATCCATCTTCAGTTTTAATGAATGTCATTCCGGCCCAAGTCGCAGGGGTGAAAAGAATAGTCATCACTTCTCCTCCAAATGAGCAAGGAACACTACCGGCAGGTGTTTTAGTTGCGGCGAAGGAGCTTGGCATTTCTGAAATATATAAAGTTGGCGGCGCTCAAGCAATTGCTGCGTTAGCGTATGGAACGGAAACGATTGCGGCAGTTGATAAGATTATGGGTCCTGGTAATATTTTTGTTGCCCTTGCGAAGCGTGAAGTGTTCGGCATTGTTGATATCGACATGATTGCAGGTCCAAGTGAAATTGTGGTACTAGCAGATGAAACAGCTAAACCAAACGAAATTGCAGCAGATCTCCTGTCACAGGCTGAGCATGATAAAAATTCATCTAGTATTCTTGTCACAACATCAATGAAACAGGCTGAAGAAGTGAAAGCGGAAGTGGAAAAGCAAGTAGAAACGCTCCCTAGAAAAGAGATTGCAAAGGCATCTGTTGAAGCATACGGTCACATTTATGTTGCGGATGATTTGGAAACAGCAATTGCGGTTGTTAATGAGCTAGCTCCTGAGCATCTTGAGGTGTTAACGGAAAATCCATTGGGGAGCTTAAATGATATCCGTCACGCTGGAGCCATTTTCCTTGGAAGATATAGCTCTGAGCCAGTCGGTGACTATTTCGCAGGTCCTAACCATGTGTTGCCAACGAATGGTACGGCACGTTTTTCAAGTCCATTAAATGTTGATGATTTTATGAAAAAATCCAGCATTATTTCTTATAGTGAAAAAGCATTTTTAAATAACTATTCAAAAGTTGCAAAGCTTGCACGCTTAGAAGGTTTAGAAGCACATGCACGCGCAATGGAAGAACGACTTAAATAA
- a CDS encoding tetratricopeptide repeat protein — protein MGRQLSKQQKRAQVVPFLQDGQYYYNKGLKAYREYNYEKASKYLQKSIELDPNDSMKLSQLAAIYTDMGKYSQSNELLSHILKELDQDMTECHYLMANNYAHLGLFQEAYKCATEYANKEPYGEFTEENEDLIDLLTMEDDDEEPFLKDPDDLILKQDAAKSLLETSQFEEAILLLEEIVAEYPEFWSAHNNLSLAYFYVGEVEKAKEYLQTVLERNPGNLHAYCNLLVFYYYERQDDKVEELANTLSTVHPLLFEHRYKLGATFALVGYYPLAYKWLRSLHKQGYEGDEVFYYWLSYAAYFTGNVSFSEQMWERVLKENKDKAGSEPWNLNADSNQRVSNMTLEERLYAIFLAIQTKNLDQLHEYQSSAVPQSQLEKEFIKLALSKHFDSYDQVSSLYQIAESLFVHSEHDELFLFSFRILMKAYKQNYSLKNYQGWAAALDYVWRSQANQSITQTVIASEYGTSVSSVGKYVKLVKSILA, from the coding sequence GTGGGAAGACAATTGAGCAAACAACAAAAAAGAGCACAGGTTGTCCCGTTTCTCCAAGATGGACAATATTATTATAATAAGGGCCTAAAGGCATATCGTGAATATAACTATGAAAAGGCAAGTAAATATTTACAAAAGAGCATTGAGTTAGATCCGAATGACTCAATGAAGCTGTCACAGCTAGCAGCCATTTATACAGATATGGGGAAATACAGCCAATCAAATGAATTGCTATCACACATACTTAAAGAGCTTGATCAGGATATGACGGAATGTCATTATTTAATGGCAAATAACTACGCACATCTTGGGTTATTTCAGGAAGCCTACAAGTGTGCGACTGAATATGCAAATAAAGAGCCATATGGTGAGTTTACTGAAGAAAATGAAGATCTTATTGATCTTTTAACGATGGAAGATGATGATGAAGAGCCATTTTTAAAAGATCCTGATGATTTAATTTTAAAACAGGATGCGGCCAAATCACTACTTGAAACAAGTCAGTTTGAAGAAGCGATTTTACTTCTTGAGGAAATTGTTGCTGAATACCCTGAATTTTGGTCGGCACACAACAACTTATCTTTAGCCTATTTTTATGTCGGAGAAGTGGAAAAAGCCAAAGAGTACCTGCAAACTGTCCTTGAACGGAATCCAGGCAATTTACATGCTTATTGTAATCTTTTAGTATTCTATTATTATGAACGCCAGGATGACAAGGTTGAGGAGCTTGCAAATACTCTATCGACTGTACACCCGCTTTTATTCGAACATCGCTATAAATTGGGGGCAACATTTGCTTTAGTTGGCTATTATCCTTTAGCATACAAATGGCTTCGTTCACTACACAAGCAAGGCTACGAAGGTGATGAAGTATTCTACTATTGGCTATCATATGCAGCTTATTTTACAGGAAATGTATCATTCTCTGAGCAAATGTGGGAGCGAGTATTAAAGGAAAATAAAGATAAAGCAGGCTCAGAGCCGTGGAATTTGAACGCAGATTCAAATCAGCGAGTGAGCAATATGACACTAGAAGAGCGCCTATACGCAATTTTCTTGGCCATACAAACAAAAAATCTCGATCAACTACATGAATATCAATCATCAGCTGTCCCACAATCACAGCTTGAAAAGGAATTCATCAAACTAGCTTTATCTAAACATTTTGATTCATATGATCAGGTCTCGTCTCTCTATCAAATAGCAGAGTCTTTATTCGTTCATTCCGAGCATGATGAATTATTTTTGTTCTCATTCCGTATTTTAATGAAAGCTTATAAACAAAATTACTCGCTAAAAAACTATCAAGGCTGGGCTGCTGCTCTGGACTATGTATGGAGAAGCCAAGCGAACCAGTCAATTACACAAACTGTTATTGCTTCTGAGTATGGCACATCGGTCTCGTCTGTAGGAAAGTATGTAAAGCTTGTGAAAAGTATTTTAGCTTAA
- the hisF gene encoding imidazole glycerol phosphate synthase subunit HisF, whose amino-acid sequence MITKRIIPCLDVKEGRVVKGIQFLGLRDAGDPVELAKFYDQEGADELVFLDISASHEGRKTMVDVVEQVAAQLAIPFTVGGGINSLEDMKRILRAGADKVSLNTAALVNPELITEGAGFFGSQCIVVAIDAKYDEELGSWRVFTHGGRNATEWEVVDWAKEAVKRGAGEILLTSMDSDGEKSGFNIALNKAVSEAVTVPVIASGGAGNAEHFLHAFQEGKADAALAASIFHYKETSVKEVKAYLDQQGVNVR is encoded by the coding sequence ATGATTACAAAACGAATCATACCATGCTTAGATGTAAAAGAAGGACGAGTTGTAAAAGGAATTCAGTTTTTAGGACTAAGAGACGCAGGTGACCCAGTTGAGCTTGCCAAGTTTTATGACCAAGAAGGTGCAGATGAGCTTGTTTTTTTGGACATTTCAGCTTCACATGAAGGCCGAAAAACAATGGTTGATGTTGTAGAACAGGTTGCTGCTCAGCTAGCGATTCCTTTTACAGTTGGAGGAGGAATTAACTCACTCGAAGATATGAAAAGAATTCTTCGTGCAGGTGCCGATAAGGTTTCCTTAAACACAGCGGCTTTAGTAAATCCGGAGCTTATTACAGAGGGAGCTGGCTTCTTTGGCTCTCAGTGTATCGTTGTCGCAATTGATGCGAAATATGATGAAGAATTAGGCAGCTGGAGAGTGTTTACTCATGGTGGCCGAAATGCAACTGAATGGGAAGTTGTGGACTGGGCAAAGGAAGCTGTGAAACGTGGTGCCGGGGAAATTCTCCTCACAAGCATGGATAGTGATGGAGAAAAAAGCGGCTTTAATATCGCCCTAAATAAAGCGGTTAGTGAAGCGGTCACTGTTCCAGTTATTGCGTCAGGTGGAGCTGGAAATGCTGAGCACTTTTTACATGCTTTTCAAGAAGGAAAAGCAGATGCTGCTCTAGCTGCTTCGATTTTTCATTACAAAGAAACATCGGTTAAAGAAGTAAAAGCATATTTAGATCAACAGGGGGTGAATGTACGATGA
- the hisG gene encoding ATP phosphoribosyltransferase yields the protein MSQLLTIAMPKGRIFEEAADMLRKADYQLPPEFDESRKLILDVPNENIRFILAKPMDVVTYVEHGVADVGIAGKDVMLEEDRDVYEVLDLKISECYLAVAGLPNAKLSDVAPKVATKYPKVASSYFREQGEQVEIIKLNGSIELAPLIGLADRIVDIVSTGRTLKENGLVELEHICHITSRLIVNPVSYRMKDEPIDELVERLSKVIGG from the coding sequence ATGAGTCAGTTATTAACGATTGCGATGCCAAAGGGAAGAATTTTTGAAGAGGCAGCAGATATGCTTCGTAAAGCAGATTATCAGCTTCCTCCTGAGTTTGATGAATCAAGAAAATTAATTTTAGATGTTCCAAATGAGAATATTCGCTTTATCTTGGCTAAGCCAATGGACGTTGTCACATATGTTGAGCACGGTGTGGCTGACGTTGGAATTGCTGGAAAAGACGTTATGCTTGAGGAAGATCGTGACGTGTATGAGGTGCTGGATCTGAAGATTAGCGAATGCTACTTAGCTGTTGCTGGTCTTCCGAATGCCAAACTATCAGATGTAGCTCCAAAAGTAGCAACAAAATATCCGAAAGTTGCTTCAAGCTATTTCCGTGAGCAAGGTGAGCAGGTTGAAATTATTAAACTAAATGGTTCAATTGAGCTTGCCCCTTTAATTGGCTTGGCTGACCGAATTGTTGACATCGTTTCAACAGGACGAACATTAAAAGAAAATGGCTTAGTGGAGCTTGAGCATATTTGCCATATTACATCACGTCTTATTGTAAATCCGGTGAGCTATCGTATGAAGGATGAACCGATTGATGAGCTAGTGGAACGTTTATCGAAAGTAATTGGAGGATAA
- a CDS encoding ATP phosphoribosyltransferase regulatory subunit, with protein MFMFEKPLGMVDTLPNLYEVKKKTRRAMTNEIEAWGFEFIETPTLEYYETVGVQSAILDQQLFKLLDQQGHTLVLRPDMTAPIARVAASKLFNNLYPQRLAYSANVFRAQQNEGGRPAEFEQVGVELIGDGTTSADAEAIALMISVLKKAGLKNFKIAIGHIGYANALFKEVLGNQERADVLRRFLYEKNYVGYREHVKGLPLSSIDKERLFTLLKLRGGIEKVDEAKELVTSQEARSSLEEVSQLWNALEAYQVTDYLKLDLNIVSHMSYYTGVLFEVYADNVGFIIGNGGRYDHLFEKFNRAAPATGFGLHLDRLIEALNETEEAKLQCVIYSQERRVEAISFATELREDGKRVVMQDITGIKDVDAYTKKFEEVSYFIGSRKEEL; from the coding sequence ATGTTTATGTTTGAAAAACCGCTTGGAATGGTTGATACATTACCAAATTTATATGAAGTAAAGAAGAAGACTCGTCGTGCGATGACGAATGAGATAGAAGCATGGGGTTTTGAATTTATTGAAACACCGACTCTTGAATATTACGAAACCGTCGGAGTACAGTCTGCGATATTAGATCAACAGCTTTTTAAATTGCTAGATCAACAAGGTCATACTTTAGTGCTGCGTCCGGATATGACAGCACCAATCGCACGTGTGGCTGCATCGAAATTATTTAATAATCTTTATCCGCAGCGCCTTGCTTACTCTGCAAATGTTTTCCGTGCACAGCAGAACGAAGGTGGCCGCCCGGCTGAGTTTGAACAAGTGGGTGTTGAATTAATTGGTGACGGAACGACAAGCGCAGATGCTGAAGCCATTGCGTTAATGATTTCTGTTTTAAAGAAAGCTGGACTTAAGAACTTTAAAATTGCAATCGGTCATATTGGATATGCTAACGCCTTATTCAAAGAGGTACTTGGCAATCAAGAACGTGCAGACGTGTTAAGACGTTTTCTTTATGAGAAAAATTATGTTGGCTATCGTGAGCATGTGAAGGGCTTGCCATTATCATCAATTGATAAAGAACGTTTATTTACATTACTAAAATTACGTGGTGGGATCGAGAAGGTAGATGAGGCGAAGGAGCTTGTTACCTCTCAAGAAGCACGAAGTTCATTAGAAGAAGTTTCTCAATTATGGAATGCGCTTGAAGCATATCAAGTTACAGACTATTTAAAGCTAGATTTAAATATTGTGAGTCATATGAGCTATTATACGGGTGTTTTATTTGAGGTGTACGCTGACAATGTTGGTTTTATCATCGGAAATGGTGGACGTTATGACCACTTATTCGAGAAATTCAATCGTGCTGCACCAGCAACAGGTTTTGGTCTTCACCTTGATCGATTGATTGAAGCACTTAATGAAACAGAAGAGGCTAAACTTCAATGTGTAATTTATAGTCAAGAACGACGTGTTGAAGCGATTTCGTTTGCAACAGAGCTACGTGAAGATGGCAAACGAGTGGTGATGCAGGATATCACAGGTATTAAAGATGTTGATGCCTATACGAAGAAATTTGAAGAAGTAAGCTATTTTATCGGATCAAGAAAGGAGGAGCTGTAG
- the hisH gene encoding imidazole glycerol phosphate synthase subunit HisH: protein MSMIAIIDYGMGNLYSVSKALERMNADYILSSDEKELAKADGYILPGVGSFKDAMSILDETGLTSFIQKVVEEGKPLLGICLGMQLLFEESIENGEAKGLAFLPGKVIRIPELAGGEQLKVPHMGWNNLNMKNDSPLLAGLSSGYAYFVHSYYVDAADQDTLLATASYGVEVPAVVGRDNVYGTQFHPEKSSELGLAILENYISIVEGEKR, encoded by the coding sequence ATAAGCATGATCGCGATTATTGATTATGGAATGGGTAATTTATACAGCGTAAGTAAAGCGTTAGAGCGTATGAATGCTGACTATATTCTTTCAAGTGATGAAAAGGAACTGGCTAAAGCTGACGGCTACATTTTACCTGGAGTAGGTTCTTTTAAAGATGCAATGTCCATTTTAGACGAAACAGGCTTAACAAGCTTTATTCAAAAAGTTGTAGAAGAAGGCAAACCTTTGTTAGGTATTTGCTTGGGGATGCAGTTGCTTTTTGAGGAAAGTATTGAGAACGGGGAAGCGAAGGGGCTTGCTTTCTTACCTGGTAAAGTTATTAGAATACCTGAGTTAGCAGGCGGTGAGCAACTTAAAGTGCCACATATGGGCTGGAACAACTTAAATATGAAAAATGACAGCCCGTTACTTGCAGGTCTTTCCAGTGGTTATGCTTATTTTGTTCATTCTTATTATGTGGATGCAGCAGATCAAGATACATTGTTAGCCACGGCAAGCTATGGGGTAGAGGTCCCAGCTGTTGTTGGACGTGATAATGTGTATGGGACACAATTCCACCCGGAAAAAAGCAGTGAACTGGGATTAGCCATTTTAGAAAATTACATCAGCATTGTGGAGGGAGAAAAACGATGA
- a CDS encoding nucleoside recognition domain-containing protein — protein MGKSFKTGLQSGLQTTWTLGKVIFPITLVVSLLQYTPILDWIVQLISPLMGIFGLSGEAAIPLVIGNFLNLYAGIGAILSLDLSVKEVFILATMLSFSHNLLVESSVAAKVGLKLWIILLVRLGLAFSSAIIINLVWQGGSEMAQYGFVSQTAVTPDGWLEIIGLALQKAALGVVQLALIVIPLMIVIQYMKDLGLLNVFTRWMAPVTRMLGMKENTSMTLVAGLTIGLAYGAGVMIQAVKEDGVSYKDLTLAFIFLVSCHAVVEDTLIFIPLGIPVWPLLAIRLSVAIILTITVAAIWRKLEAAPRRKEATYEN, from the coding sequence GTGGGAAAAAGCTTTAAAACCGGTCTGCAATCTGGCTTACAAACAACATGGACACTGGGTAAGGTTATTTTTCCAATTACATTAGTTGTGAGCTTGCTGCAGTATACGCCAATTCTGGATTGGATTGTTCAGCTTATTTCACCTCTAATGGGGATCTTTGGGCTTTCAGGAGAAGCGGCAATTCCATTGGTTATCGGAAACTTCCTAAATCTTTATGCAGGAATTGGTGCGATCTTATCTTTGGATTTAAGTGTAAAAGAAGTATTTATACTAGCCACAATGCTTTCGTTTTCACACAATCTATTAGTGGAATCCTCTGTTGCGGCAAAGGTCGGTTTAAAGCTTTGGATTATTTTGCTTGTTAGACTTGGCCTTGCCTTTAGTTCAGCTATCATTATTAACCTTGTTTGGCAAGGTGGAAGCGAGATGGCTCAGTACGGATTTGTTAGTCAAACAGCTGTAACTCCAGATGGATGGCTAGAGATTATCGGGTTAGCTTTACAAAAGGCAGCATTAGGTGTTGTTCAATTAGCACTTATCGTTATTCCGCTAATGATTGTGATTCAATATATGAAAGATTTAGGTTTATTAAATGTATTTACAAGATGGATGGCCCCTGTTACTCGCATGCTTGGGATGAAAGAAAACACATCGATGACCTTAGTGGCAGGCCTTACAATTGGCTTAGCATATGGAGCAGGTGTCATGATTCAGGCTGTAAAAGAAGATGGTGTTAGCTATAAAGATTTAACATTAGCATTTATTTTTCTAGTATCCTGTCATGCTGTTGTAGAGGATACGTTAATCTTCATTCCACTGGGGATCCCAGTTTGGCCATTGCTAGCTATTCGTTTATCAGTAGCCATTATTTTAACTATAACAGTTGCCGCAATTTGGCGAAAACTTGAAGCAGCACCAAGAAGAAAGGAAGCGACGTATGAAAATTAA